A stretch of the Argentina anserina chromosome 6, drPotAnse1.1, whole genome shotgun sequence genome encodes the following:
- the LOC126800531 gene encoding GDSL esterase/lipase 1-like isoform X1, protein MASLSYLVYVLVSLFNPVSYLLYGQDHFNNKPADDNEVRYKALFVFGDSLFDPGNDQYLPNVTFEDYPAMTWPYGETYFHRPNGRLSDGRIVPDFIAKFANLPMLPPYLQPDPKTFTDGASFASAGAGVLVETEPGTINLPLQLSYFKNVTELLQEQLGDEEAKKLLGSAVYFISMGGNDYFTFYANYQENATEALKHEFIETVIGNLTTVLQGIYDLGGRKIAFQNAGPLGCLPYAKQEYDTQGCVEGLQSLARQHNNALASVLKELESQLPGFKYSIFEYYDALGDRVLDPAKYGFKDGRDACCGRGAYRGSDCGGLNGTVPYELCSIPGDSVWFDGSHTSERANLQLAELIWSGTSNVTWPYNVQQLFEQD, encoded by the exons ATGGCAAGTCTTAGCTATCTTGTTTATGTGCTGGTAAGCCTTTTCAACCCAGTTAGCTACCTTCTTTATGGTCAAGATCACTTCAACAATAAACCTGCAGACGATAATGAGGTACGATATAAGGCATTGTTCGTGTTCGGAGACTCGCTGTTTGACCCTGGCAACGATCAATACCTCCCTAATGTCACCTTCGAAGACTACCCAGCAATGACATGGCCATATGGAGAGACCTACTTTCACCGTCCAAACGGAAGGCTTTCCGATGGCCGTATAGTGCCGGATTTTATCG CCAAGTTCGCAAATTTGCCTATGCTTCCACCCTACCTGCAACCAGATCCAAAAACATTTACTGATGGAGCCAGCTTTGCTTCAGCTGGAGCTGGAGTTCTAGTTGAAACTGAGCCAGGAACT ATAAATCTTCCATTACAGTTGAGTTATTTTAAGAACGTGACAGAATTGTTGCAAGAGCAACTCGGTGATGAAGAGGCCAAGAAGTTGCTGGGTAGCGCTGTGTACTTTATTAGCATGGGAGGCAACGATTATTTCACCTTCTACGCCAACTACCAAGAAAATGCCACCGAGGCCCTTAAGCATGAATTCATAGAAACTGTGATAGGCAACTTGACCACTGTTCTCCAA GGAATATACGACTTAGGAGGAAGGAAAATCGCATTTCAAAATGCCGGACCTCTTGGATGCTTACCTTATGCAAAACAAGAATATGACACTCAAGGGTGCGTCGAAGGGCTCCAGAGTCTGGCGAGGCAGCACAACAACGCTCTAGCCAGTGTCCTCAAAGAGCTCGAGAGCCAACTACCGGGATTCAAATACTCAATATTCGAGTACTATGATGCTCTTGGCGATCGAGTACTTGACCCAGCTAAATACG GCTTTAAGGATGGAAGAGATGCATGTTGCGGTAGAGGGGCATACAGAGGATCTGATTGTGGCGGACTCAATGGAACAGTGCCTTATGAGTTATGCAGTATTCCTGGAGATAGTGTGTGGTTTGATGGCAGTCATACATCTGAAAGGGCAAACCTGCAGTTGGCGGAGCTGATTTGGAGTGGAACATCAAATGTGACATGGCCTTACAATGTCCAACAGCTTTTTGAACAAGACTAG
- the LOC126800531 gene encoding GDSL esterase/lipase 1-like isoform X2 gives MTWPYGETYFHRPNGRLSDGRIVPDFIAKFANLPMLPPYLQPDPKTFTDGASFASAGAGVLVETEPGTINLPLQLSYFKNVTELLQEQLGDEEAKKLLGSAVYFISMGGNDYFTFYANYQENATEALKHEFIETVIGNLTTVLQGIYDLGGRKIAFQNAGPLGCLPYAKQEYDTQGCVEGLQSLARQHNNALASVLKELESQLPGFKYSIFEYYDALGDRVLDPAKYGFKDGRDACCGRGAYRGSDCGGLNGTVPYELCSIPGDSVWFDGSHTSERANLQLAELIWSGTSNVTWPYNVQQLFEQD, from the exons ATGACATGGCCATATGGAGAGACCTACTTTCACCGTCCAAACGGAAGGCTTTCCGATGGCCGTATAGTGCCGGATTTTATCG CCAAGTTCGCAAATTTGCCTATGCTTCCACCCTACCTGCAACCAGATCCAAAAACATTTACTGATGGAGCCAGCTTTGCTTCAGCTGGAGCTGGAGTTCTAGTTGAAACTGAGCCAGGAACT ATAAATCTTCCATTACAGTTGAGTTATTTTAAGAACGTGACAGAATTGTTGCAAGAGCAACTCGGTGATGAAGAGGCCAAGAAGTTGCTGGGTAGCGCTGTGTACTTTATTAGCATGGGAGGCAACGATTATTTCACCTTCTACGCCAACTACCAAGAAAATGCCACCGAGGCCCTTAAGCATGAATTCATAGAAACTGTGATAGGCAACTTGACCACTGTTCTCCAA GGAATATACGACTTAGGAGGAAGGAAAATCGCATTTCAAAATGCCGGACCTCTTGGATGCTTACCTTATGCAAAACAAGAATATGACACTCAAGGGTGCGTCGAAGGGCTCCAGAGTCTGGCGAGGCAGCACAACAACGCTCTAGCCAGTGTCCTCAAAGAGCTCGAGAGCCAACTACCGGGATTCAAATACTCAATATTCGAGTACTATGATGCTCTTGGCGATCGAGTACTTGACCCAGCTAAATACG GCTTTAAGGATGGAAGAGATGCATGTTGCGGTAGAGGGGCATACAGAGGATCTGATTGTGGCGGACTCAATGGAACAGTGCCTTATGAGTTATGCAGTATTCCTGGAGATAGTGTGTGGTTTGATGGCAGTCATACATCTGAAAGGGCAAACCTGCAGTTGGCGGAGCTGATTTGGAGTGGAACATCAAATGTGACATGGCCTTACAATGTCCAACAGCTTTTTGAACAAGACTAG
- the LOC126800536 gene encoding GDSL esterase/lipase 1-like, giving the protein MATSRFQIYVLALCAGLLFPSSCLEGYSEVQKQHAALFIFGDSVFDVGNNDYINTTDIFQSNFWPYGESYFRYPTGRFSNGRLIPDFIAEYASLPYIQPYLQPGFDDYIYGVNFASGGAGALAETYQGFAIGLKTQLSYFKNVEKQLRHKLGDGEAYTLISTAVYLISIGINDYYTPLTKNYSSTQNEEYVGMVIGNLTNAIGEIYKVGGRKFGIANLLPLGCLPSFRIRNPDNIGACMEEAISLVESHNIELAKALPELKSQLQGFKYASADFYTYLTERMNRPSEYGLREGKAACCGSGPYRGHQNCGGRGGVKEYELCDNVTQYVFFDNHPTETVYHQVSKIWWNQCTSNVTDHYNLKSLFEI; this is encoded by the exons ATGGCAACTTCCAGATTTCAAATTTATGTCCTGGCTTTATGTGCAGGCCTCCTTTTTCCAAGCAGCTGCCTTGAGGGTTATTCTGAGGTTCAGAAGCAACATGCAGCCTTGTTCATCTTTGGTGATTCAGTATTTGATGTTGGAAACAACGACTACATAAATACAACCGACATTTTTCAGTCCAATTTCTGGCCCTATGGAGAATCCTACTTCAGGTATCCAACTGGTAGATTTTCCAATGGGCGTCTAATCCCAGATTTCATAg CTGAGTATGCAAGCTTACCTTATATACAACCATACTTACAACCCGGGTTCGATGACTATATTTATGGGGTGAACTTTGCTTCTGGTGGGGCTGGTGCTCTAGCTGAAACATATCAAGGATTT gcTATAGGCTTAAAAACTCAACTTAGTTATTTCAAAAATGTGGAGAAGCAATTGAGGCACAAACTAGGTGATGGAGAAGCCTACACATTGATCTCTACAGCTGTCTACCTAATTAGCATTGGAATTAATGATTATTATACCCCTCTTACGAAAAATTACAGCTCGActcaaaatgaagaatatGTTGGCATGGTTATTGGCAACCTCACAAATGCGATCGGG GAAATATATAAGGTAGGTGGTAGGAAATTCGGGATTGCAAACTTGTTACCTCTTGGTTGTCTACCAAGCTTTAGAATACGAAATCCAGATAACATTGGAGCCTGTATGGAAGAAGCTATATCACTAGTGGAATCTCACAATATCGAACTTGCTAAAGCGCTCCCAGAGCTGAAGAGCCAGCTCCAAGGATTCAAATATGCGAGTGCCGATTTCTACACATACCTGACTGAAAGAATGAATAGACCATCAGAATATG GTTTGAGGGAAGGAAAAGCGGCATGTTGTGGCTCCGGTCCATACAGAGGACATCAGAACTGTGGAGGAAGGGGAGGTGTGAAAGAGTATGAACTATGTGACAATGTAACCCAATATGTTTTTTTCGACAATCATCCAACTGAAACGGTTTACCACCAAGTTTCTAAGATATGGTGGAATCAATGTACTTCAAATGTCACAGACCATTACAATTTGAAATCTCTATTTGAAATTTAG